In one Bordetella pertussis 18323 genomic region, the following are encoded:
- the rpoC gene encoding DNA-directed RNA polymerase subunit beta' produces MKALLDLFKQVSQDEQFDAIKIGIASPEKIRSWSFGEVRKPETINYRTFKPERDGLFCAKIFGPIKDYECLCGKYKRLKHRGVICEKCGVEVTVAKVRRERMGHIELASPVAHIWFLKSLPSRLGMVLDMTLRDIERVLYFEAWCVIEPGMTPLKRGQIMSDDDFLAKTEEYGDDFRALMGAEAVRELLRTIDIDREVETLRGELKATSSEAKIKKISKRLKVLEGFQKSGIKAEWMVMEVLPVLPPDLRPLVPLDGGRFATSDLNDLYRRVINRNNRLKRLLELKAPEIILRNEKRMLQEAVDSLLDNGRRGKAMTGANKRQLKSLADMIKGKSGRFRQNLLGKRVDYSGRSVIVVGPQLKLHQCGLPKLMALELFKPFIFNRLEMMGLATTIKAAKKLVESQEPVVWDILEEVIREHPVMLNRAPTLHRLGIQAFEPVLIEGKAIQLHPLVCAAFNADFDGDQMAVHVPLSLEAQLEARTLMLASNNVLFPANGEPSIVPSQDIVLGLYYTTRERINGKGEGIFFADVSEVQRAYDNGEVELQTRITVRLTEYERDEQGEWQPVKHRHETTVGRALLSEILPKGLPFTVLNKALKKKEISRLINQSFRRCGLRDTVIFADKLMQSGFRLATRGGISIAMEDMLIPKAKEGILAEASREVKEIDKQYSSGLVTSQERYNNVVDIWGKAGDKVGKAMMEQLATEPVVNRHGEEVRQESFNSIYMMADSGARGSAAQIRQLAGMRGLMAKPDGSIIETPITANFREGLNVLQYFISTHGARKGLADTALKTANSGYLTRRLVDVTQDLVITEDDCGTSHGYAMKALVEGGEVIEPLRDRILGRVAAIDVVNPDTQETAIAAGTLLDEDLVDLIDRLGVDEVKVRTPLTCETRHGLCAHCYGRDLGRGSHVNVGEAVGVIAAQSIGEPGTQLTMRTFHIGGAASRSALASAVETKSNGTVGFASTMRYVTNAKGERVAISRSGELAIFDDNGRERERHKIPYGATVLLGDGEAVKAGTRLASWDPLTRPIVSEYSGAVRFENIEEGVTVAKQVDEVTGLSTLVVITPKTRGGKIVMRPQIKLVNENGEDVKIAGTDHSVNISFPVGALITVRDGQQVAVGEVLARIPQESQKTRDITGGLPRVAELFEARSPKDAGMLAEVTGTVSFGKDTKGKQRLVITDLEGVSHEFLILKEKQVLVHDGQVVNKGEMIVDGPADPHDILRLQGIEKLATYIVDEVQDVYRLQGVKINDKHIEVIVRQMLRRVNIVDPGDTEFIPGEQVERSELLNENDRVVAEDKRPASYDNVLLGITKASLSTDSFISAASFQETTRVLTEAAIMGKRDDLRGLKENVIVGRLIPAGTGLAYHIARKDKEALEAAEREAARQLANPFEDAPVTVGGEPEAPAADTPSDDSAE; encoded by the coding sequence ATGAAAGCGCTACTCGACCTCTTCAAGCAAGTCTCGCAAGACGAGCAGTTCGATGCCATCAAGATCGGCATCGCCTCGCCCGAGAAGATCCGTTCGTGGTCTTTCGGCGAAGTTCGCAAGCCCGAGACGATCAACTACCGTACGTTCAAGCCCGAGCGTGACGGCCTGTTCTGCGCCAAGATCTTCGGTCCCATCAAGGACTACGAATGCTTGTGCGGCAAGTACAAGCGCCTGAAGCATCGTGGCGTGATCTGCGAAAAGTGCGGCGTGGAAGTCACCGTCGCCAAGGTGCGCCGCGAGCGCATGGGCCATATCGAACTGGCCAGCCCGGTTGCGCACATCTGGTTCCTCAAGAGCCTGCCGTCGCGCCTGGGCATGGTGCTCGACATGACGCTGCGCGACATCGAGCGCGTGCTGTACTTCGAAGCCTGGTGCGTGATCGAGCCCGGCATGACGCCGCTCAAGCGCGGCCAGATCATGTCCGATGACGACTTCCTGGCCAAGACCGAAGAGTACGGCGACGACTTCCGTGCCCTGATGGGCGCCGAGGCCGTGCGCGAACTGCTGCGCACCATCGACATCGATCGCGAAGTCGAGACGCTGCGCGGCGAGCTCAAGGCCACCAGCTCGGAAGCCAAGATCAAGAAGATCTCCAAGCGTCTGAAGGTGCTGGAAGGCTTCCAGAAGTCCGGCATCAAGGCCGAATGGATGGTCATGGAAGTGCTGCCCGTGTTGCCGCCGGACCTGCGTCCGCTGGTGCCGCTGGACGGCGGCCGCTTCGCGACCTCCGACCTGAACGACCTGTACCGCCGCGTCATCAACCGCAACAACCGCCTCAAGCGCCTGCTCGAACTGAAGGCGCCCGAGATCATTCTGCGCAACGAAAAGCGCATGCTGCAGGAAGCCGTCGACTCGCTGCTCGACAACGGCCGCCGCGGCAAGGCCATGACCGGCGCCAACAAGCGCCAGCTCAAGTCGCTGGCCGACATGATCAAGGGCAAGAGCGGTCGTTTCCGCCAGAACCTGCTGGGCAAGCGCGTCGACTACTCGGGCCGTTCGGTCATCGTGGTGGGCCCGCAGCTCAAGCTGCACCAGTGCGGCCTGCCCAAGCTGATGGCGCTCGAGCTGTTCAAGCCGTTCATCTTCAATCGCCTGGAGATGATGGGCCTGGCCACGACCATCAAGGCTGCCAAGAAGCTGGTCGAGAGCCAGGAGCCGGTGGTGTGGGACATCCTCGAAGAGGTGATCCGCGAGCACCCGGTCATGCTCAACCGTGCGCCGACGCTGCACCGCCTGGGCATCCAGGCGTTCGAGCCGGTGCTGATCGAAGGCAAGGCCATCCAGCTGCACCCGCTGGTCTGCGCCGCCTTCAACGCCGACTTCGACGGCGACCAGATGGCCGTGCACGTGCCGCTGTCGCTCGAAGCGCAGCTCGAAGCGCGTACGCTGATGCTGGCCTCGAACAACGTATTGTTCCCGGCCAACGGCGAGCCGTCCATCGTGCCGTCGCAGGATATCGTGCTGGGCCTGTACTACACGACCCGCGAACGCATCAACGGCAAGGGCGAAGGCATTTTCTTTGCCGACGTGTCGGAAGTGCAGCGCGCCTATGACAACGGCGAAGTCGAACTGCAGACCCGCATCACCGTACGCCTGACCGAGTACGAGCGCGACGAGCAGGGCGAGTGGCAGCCGGTCAAGCACCGCCATGAAACGACGGTCGGCCGTGCGCTGCTGTCCGAGATCCTGCCCAAGGGCCTGCCCTTCACGGTGCTGAACAAGGCCCTGAAGAAGAAAGAGATCTCGCGCCTGATCAACCAGTCGTTCCGCCGTTGCGGCCTGCGCGACACGGTGATCTTTGCCGACAAGCTGATGCAGTCGGGCTTCCGCCTGGCCACGCGCGGCGGCATCTCGATCGCCATGGAAGACATGCTGATCCCGAAGGCCAAGGAAGGCATCCTGGCCGAGGCCAGCCGCGAGGTCAAGGAAATCGACAAGCAGTACTCGTCGGGTCTGGTGACCTCGCAAGAGCGCTACAACAACGTGGTCGATATCTGGGGCAAGGCCGGCGACAAGGTCGGCAAGGCGATGATGGAGCAACTGGCCACCGAGCCGGTCGTCAACCGTCATGGCGAGGAAGTGCGCCAGGAATCGTTCAACTCGATCTACATGATGGCCGACTCGGGCGCCCGTGGTTCGGCCGCCCAGATTCGCCAGCTGGCCGGCATGCGCGGCCTGATGGCCAAGCCGGACGGCTCGATCATCGAGACCCCGATTACCGCCAACTTCCGCGAAGGCCTGAACGTACTGCAGTACTTCATCTCGACGCACGGCGCGCGCAAGGGCTTGGCCGATACCGCGCTGAAGACGGCGAACTCGGGCTACCTGACGCGCCGCCTGGTCGACGTGACCCAGGATCTGGTGATCACCGAAGACGATTGCGGCACCAGCCATGGCTACGCGATGAAGGCCCTGGTCGAGGGCGGTGAAGTCATCGAACCGCTGCGCGACCGTATCCTCGGCCGCGTGGCCGCGATCGACGTCGTCAACCCCGACACGCAGGAAACGGCCATCGCGGCTGGCACCCTGCTCGACGAAGACCTGGTCGACCTGATCGACCGCCTGGGCGTGGACGAAGTCAAGGTCCGCACGCCGCTGACGTGCGAAACGCGTCACGGCCTGTGCGCGCATTGCTATGGCCGCGATCTGGGCCGCGGTTCGCACGTCAACGTGGGCGAGGCCGTCGGCGTCATCGCCGCGCAATCGATCGGCGAACCGGGCACGCAGCTCACCATGCGGACGTTCCACATCGGTGGCGCCGCTTCGCGTTCGGCCCTGGCCAGCGCCGTGGAAACCAAGTCCAACGGCACGGTCGGCTTCGCCAGCACGATGCGCTATGTCACCAACGCCAAGGGCGAGCGTGTGGCGATTTCGCGTTCCGGCGAACTGGCCATCTTCGACGACAACGGCCGCGAGCGCGAGCGCCACAAGATCCCTTATGGCGCCACCGTCCTGCTTGGCGACGGCGAAGCGGTCAAGGCCGGCACCCGTCTGGCCAGCTGGGATCCGCTGACCCGTCCGATCGTGTCCGAGTACAGCGGCGCGGTGCGCTTCGAGAACATCGAAGAAGGCGTTACCGTTGCCAAGCAGGTCGACGAAGTCACCGGCCTGTCGACGCTGGTCGTGATCACGCCCAAGACGCGCGGCGGCAAGATCGTCATGCGTCCGCAGATCAAGCTGGTCAACGAGAACGGCGAAGACGTCAAGATCGCCGGCACCGATCACTCGGTGAACATCTCGTTCCCGGTGGGTGCGCTGATCACCGTGCGCGACGGCCAGCAGGTTGCCGTGGGCGAGGTCCTGGCGCGTATTCCGCAGGAATCGCAGAAGACCCGCGACATCACCGGCGGTCTGCCGCGCGTGGCCGAGCTGTTCGAAGCCCGTTCGCCCAAGGATGCCGGCATGCTGGCCGAAGTCACGGGTACGGTATCGTTCGGCAAGGACACCAAGGGCAAGCAGCGCCTGGTCATCACCGACCTGGAAGGCGTCAGCCACGAGTTCCTGATCCTGAAGGAAAAGCAGGTTCTGGTGCACGACGGCCAGGTGGTGAACAAGGGCGAAATGATCGTCGACGGCCCGGCCGATCCGCACGACATCCTGCGCCTGCAGGGCATCGAGAAGCTGGCGACCTACATCGTCGACGAAGTGCAGGACGTCTACCGTCTGCAGGGCGTGAAGATCAACGACAAGCACATTGAAGTGATCGTCCGCCAGATGCTGCGCCGCGTGAACATCGTCGATCCGGGTGACACCGAGTTCATCCCGGGCGAGCAGGTCGAGCGTTCGGAACTGCTCAACGAGAACGATCGCGTGGTCGCCGAGGACAAGCGTCCGGCTTCGTACGACAACGTGCTGCTGGGTATTACCAAGGCCTCGCTGTCGACCGATTCGTTCATCTCGGCGGCGTCGTTCCAGGAAACGACCCGCGTGCTGACCGAAGCGGCGATCATGGGCAAGCGCGACGACCTGCGCGGGCTGAAGGAAAACGTGATCGTCGGCCGTCTCATCCCGGCTGGTACTGGCCTGGCGTATCACATTGCCCGCAAGGACAAGGAAGCGCTGGAAGCTGCCGAGCGCGAAGCCGCCCGGCAGCTGGCCAACCCGTTCGAGGATGCGCCGGTTACGGTCGGCGGCGAACCGGAGGCTCCGGCCGCCGATACGCCGTCGGACGACTCGGCCGAGTGA
- a CDS encoding FecR domain-containing protein encodes MIRPFAPAFMLVCALVASAAVQAQPAGSLGENFLYRVRSGDTLIALASTYTGNESNWSILQTLNRVDDPQRLPIALELRIPLAMIPVQAAGAEVVHVSGNATADGQALRVGTQIVEGSTIRTASGSFVTLKLSDGSQVTIPENGTVAANRLRQFQRVPLTDSIFQVQQGELESRVAPGGQGVGRFEIRTPVAVTGVRGTRFRVKSSPRGASSEVLEGSVRLQPHAPDAAPATPVAVSSGYGANVGSDGAFSGVQALLPAPQLQAPARAASGGWTVPFAPVSGASAYIVRVSRDAEGMHVVASDRFDTNDVRFRAPGAGTYYVAVRAVDASGLNGREAVQPFEGANVLSTPYGLSVATGTGDLVLLSEF; translated from the coding sequence ATGATTCGGCCGTTCGCGCCAGCGTTCATGCTGGTGTGCGCCCTTGTGGCCAGCGCCGCGGTACAAGCCCAGCCCGCAGGTAGCCTGGGAGAGAATTTTCTTTACCGAGTGCGTTCTGGCGACACGCTTATAGCGTTAGCAAGCACTTACACCGGTAATGAATCCAACTGGTCGATCCTGCAGACGCTGAACCGGGTGGACGACCCCCAGCGCCTGCCGATCGCCCTCGAGCTGCGCATTCCGCTGGCCATGATCCCGGTGCAGGCGGCAGGCGCCGAGGTGGTCCACGTCAGCGGCAACGCCACCGCCGACGGCCAGGCCCTGCGGGTCGGCACGCAGATCGTCGAGGGCAGCACCATCAGGACCGCGTCCGGCAGCTTCGTTACCCTGAAACTGTCCGACGGCAGCCAGGTGACGATTCCCGAGAACGGCACGGTGGCCGCCAACCGCCTGCGCCAATTCCAGCGCGTGCCGCTTACCGATTCGATCTTCCAGGTACAGCAAGGCGAGCTCGAATCGCGCGTGGCCCCGGGCGGCCAGGGCGTTGGCCGCTTCGAGATCCGTACGCCGGTGGCGGTCACGGGCGTGCGCGGCACCCGCTTTCGCGTCAAGAGCAGTCCGCGGGGCGCCAGCAGCGAAGTCCTGGAAGGCAGCGTACGCCTGCAGCCGCACGCCCCCGACGCCGCGCCGGCCACGCCGGTAGCGGTGTCCTCGGGCTACGGCGCCAATGTCGGCAGCGACGGCGCGTTCTCGGGCGTGCAGGCCCTGCTGCCCGCCCCCCAACTGCAAGCCCCGGCGCGCGCCGCCTCGGGCGGCTGGACGGTGCCGTTTGCGCCCGTATCCGGCGCTTCCGCCTATATAGTGAGGGTTTCGCGCGACGCGGAGGGCATGCACGTGGTGGCGTCCGACCGGTTCGATACCAACGATGTACGGTTCCGCGCGCCCGGCGCCGGAACCTACTACGTGGCGGTTCGCGCCGTGGATGCCTCCGGTTTGAACGGGCGCGAAGCCGTGCAGCCTTTCGAAGGCGCAAACGTGCTGTCCACGCCCTATGGCCTGTCCGTAGCCACCGGCACCGGCGACCTGGTGCTGCTCAGCGAATTCTAA
- a CDS encoding TssQ family T6SS-associated lipoprotein → MPIILRPFLPSLSLAVLALSGCANLSQPAAEVPATPAALQALAEVRTEYGAGHYGEVIRRVARSDELAAAPKAVRIEAFKLQAFSYCVSNYTQLCEDAFVRILHLDSSFTLAPNEAGHPAWGPVFRAAQSKAGT, encoded by the coding sequence ATGCCCATAATCCTCCGCCCTTTCCTGCCCAGTCTTTCCCTGGCCGTGCTCGCGCTAAGCGGCTGCGCCAACCTGTCCCAGCCCGCTGCCGAGGTCCCCGCCACCCCCGCCGCGCTGCAGGCCCTAGCCGAAGTACGTACGGAATATGGCGCAGGCCATTATGGCGAGGTCATCCGCCGCGTCGCGCGCTCCGATGAACTGGCGGCCGCGCCGAAAGCGGTGCGTATCGAAGCGTTCAAGCTGCAGGCATTCAGCTACTGCGTGAGCAATTACACCCAGCTGTGCGAAGACGCATTCGTGCGCATACTGCACCTGGACTCCAGTTTCACGCTGGCGCCCAACGAAGCCGGACATCCCGCCTGGGGCCCGGTCTTTCGGGCCGCGCAATCGAAAGCCGGCACCTGA